CGCAAGCTCAGCCATCCGAACATCATCCGGATGCACGACTTTGTGAATCCGCCCGGCGAGGATCCATTTGTGACGATGGAGTTTGTGGAAGGGCAGGAGCTTGCCGAGATGCGGCGCGACCAAGCCAACGGCGTCTTCGCGTGGGAAGATATCAAGCAATACATCATCCAACTTTGCGATGCCCTGACCACTGCCCATAACGAAAACACCGTCCACCGCGATCTCAAGCCCACGCAAATGATGATCAACAATGAAGGTCGCCTCAAGCTTTGCGACTTTGGCATCGCGGCGTCTATGGCGGATTCGATTAGCTTTTCATCAATGAAACACGCCGTGAGTGGCACGCTGCTTTTTATGAGCCCGCAGCAAATGAACGGCGAAGTGCCGCGGGCTACCGATGACATTTATGCGCTCGGTGCCACGCTTTACGATTTGATGACGGGCAAGCCGCCGTTTTATACCGGCAACGTCAATGCGCAAGTGATGAATCGCCCTCCCATTTCGATGATGGAACGGCTGGCGGAATTCGGCATCGAAAATGACATCCCTGATTACGTTGACCAACTCGTGCTCGCTTGCCTTAGCAAAGAGTCCGCCCATCGCCCGGCCAGCGCGGAGGAAATAAAAAACTGGATTCTCAGCGAAGGTGGCGCGGCCACGCTCAAGACGATTCGCTTGGCGTTCCAGCCTCCGGGGTTTTCTAAGGAATTGGTCTTCGATTTAAACCGCAAAAAATTCCAGGGCGTCTGCTCCGTGCTAAGTGTGTTGGTGTTGGGCGTGCTGGGCTGGATGGTTTTCAAGCCGCCACCGGTTTATGATTTGCCGCAACTACGTCAAAAGCTTCAGAACGGGCAGATCGTTTACCTCAGCCTCGACAGCGCGCCGAACACTCAGCTTGCTGCGATACGCGGGCAGTTGCAGTTTGAGGAACGCCAAAGTGATCGCGGGTTGAATCTTACCTCCACCAATTACGTGGACATCCTCAACTATCGCGGAAAAAATTTGGAATCTATTCAAGGTGCAAACTTCACCTTGAGCGCGCATTTTATGCCGTACTCCGTGCCGGGCGAAAAAACAAAACACGAACAACAATACGCCATCCTGATGAAACCCGGCCATCACCTTGGGTTGAGCTATGGTTATGACCGGCGCTTCGTGATGAGCCATCAATACGTTGCCAGCGGCAAAACCAATCTTGTAGCAGCGATCTCATCGGGCAAATTTGACGAAAACGAATGGCATCACGTAGTTGGCACCGTGAATCGTTCCGAGGGCACGGTGAAGTTATTTGTGGATGGACAGGAATCGGGAAGCGCAAAATTCCCCGCCAACTCACGCGGTTATGTTTCCAGCAAACCATGGCGCATCGGCGTGGCCAGTCCCTTGGGGAAAACCCATCAATGGCATGCGGACGGTGCGGTTGATCAGGTGCGGATTTACAATCGTTCGCTTGAGGGAGATGAGGTCAAGGAGCTTTATGTGGTGGAACAGCCCGCACCTTTCGAAAAGGAAATGCTTGTTTACTATCCTTTCAACGCGGGTGATATTAAAAATGTAAAAGAGAGCCTGCCCTCTAAAGGGTCGGCCGGAGGCTTTAGTCTTGCGGAGCCCACAAATAATCCTCTACTTAAACCTGAACCCACCGAAGATCGTTTTGGCGAACCCAACGCCGCGTATTTATTTGATGGTATGACCAACAGCCTCGCCTCCGGCCGCGGTGGCAGCCGGAGTTATCTCCTCGCCAGCCCGAACGAATCGCGTGCCTTAAGCGTGTGGTTCAAGCCGGAAGAAATCACAAACAGCCGCCAATCCGTCGCTGCCATCGGCTCCGCCGATGCCAATGCCGGCTGGGAAATTTTGGTCGATTCGGAGGAAGGTCTCGTGGGTAATTGGGGGGGAGGGACGAATTATCTCAGCGGCGGCAGCATTCGCGCCGGCCAATGGCATCATGCAGTCTTCAGCTACGATGATACGATGAAACTCATCTCACTTTATCTCGATGGTGATTTGCTGGGCACGTTCACCAATCAACTCGCCACCACGAGCGCCACTCTCCGTCTCGGCGGCCCGCCCCTCACGCCCAAATCTAAAAAACCAAAGAACCGCAACAAGAAAAATGAAGGCGAACCGGGAGTGAAGAAAGTTGAATACAGCTATTTTCACGGCTCCATCGATGACGTCCGGTTTTATTTGCGCGATTTGCCGCCCGAAGATGTCAGCGCTTTATACGATGGCGAAAAACCCGTCAGTTGGTTTTGGCTTTACGCGCTCGGCACTGTGGTGCTGCTCGCGGGCGTGGGTGCATTTCTCTTTTGGAAAGGTGTCCGCATCCCCGCCAAACTGATGGACCCCCTCCTGCAACGACTCCCCGACAAACTCTCCGCCCCATTAGTCAACCTCCGCGCAGCGGCCTGATTTCTGCACGGGCCACCTTCGCACATCCCTCCCGAATTGATTCGCGCTTCATTTCGTGTTAACCAAACCCAATGGTTGACACCGAAACAGTTCCTGACACCGCCGGCCGCTTTGGCTCGTACGGTGGACGCTATGTCCCTGAGACCCTCGTGCATCCACTGCGCGAATTAGAGGAGGAATATTTCCGCGCCCAACAAGACCCCGATTTCCAACACGAACTGGATTATTATTTGCGTGAATTTTGCGGACGCCCCACGCCCCTCTATCACGCCCAACGCCTCACCGAAGAATTGGGCGGCGCAAAAATTTATCTCAAACGCGAAGACCTCCTTCATACCGGTGCCCACAAAATCAACAACGCCATGGGCCAAATCCTGCTCGCCAAACGCATGGGCAAAACCCGCATCATCGCCGAAACCGGTGCGGGCCAACACGGCGTAGCCACCGCCACTGTGGCAGCGATGTTTGGCCTCGAATGCGTGGTTTATATGGGCGCGCACGATTGCGACCGGCAACATCTTAATGTCGTTCGCATGCAAATGCTCGGCACGGAAGTCGTCGCCGTGGAGGCCGGCCAACGCACGCTCAAGGAAGCCATCAACGAGGCGATGCGCGATTGGGTCACCAACGTTCGCCACACGCATTATATTTTGGGCACGGCTTACGGCGCACATCCGTATCCAGTGATGGTGCGGAATTTCCAACGCGTCATTGGCGACGAAGCGCGCCGCCAAATTTTGGAACAAGAGGAACGCCTTCCGGATTTGCTGGTCGCCTGCGTTGGTGGTGGTTCCAATGCGATCGGGTTGTTTTATCCCTTCATCGAAGACGAAGATGTCGCGATGGTCGGTGTGGAGGCCGGGGGCGAGGGCATTGAGCCGGAAAAACACGCCGCGCGTTTTCAAGGCGGCTCCGTTGGCGTATTGCAAGGCACGCGATCGTTTTTGCTGCAGGACGAAGACGGCCAAATCCAACTCACCCAAAGCGTTTCCGCTGGACTTGACTACGCTGCAGTTGGCCCTGAGCACGCTTGGCTGCGCGACCAATCCCGCGCCGAGTACACCTACGCCACCGACGAAAAAGCACTCGAAGCCTTTTTTAAACTCTCCAAATTCGAAGGCATCATCCCCGCGCTCGAATCATCCCACGCCATCGCGGAAGTGATCGCCCGTGCCCCGAAAATGGCATCCGACGAAATCATTATCTGCAACCTCTCCGG
This Limisphaerales bacterium DNA region includes the following protein-coding sequences:
- a CDS encoding protein kinase gives rise to the protein MEIRINRDGAEFGPYSLEQVNQLMTEGSLLPTDLAWYDPMETWAELSQVAANLNQAATPAPQLTETAAGEYRGGGRYRILKQLGRGGMGVVYLALDEQLNEEVALKSFPPEMAVDESALDDMKREVQKSRKLSHPNIIRMHDFVNPPGEDPFVTMEFVEGQELAEMRRDQANGVFAWEDIKQYIIQLCDALTTAHNENTVHRDLKPTQMMINNEGRLKLCDFGIAASMADSISFSSMKHAVSGTLLFMSPQQMNGEVPRATDDIYALGATLYDLMTGKPPFYTGNVNAQVMNRPPISMMERLAEFGIENDIPDYVDQLVLACLSKESAHRPASAEEIKNWILSEGGAATLKTIRLAFQPPGFSKELVFDLNRKKFQGVCSVLSVLVLGVLGWMVFKPPPVYDLPQLRQKLQNGQIVYLSLDSAPNTQLAAIRGQLQFEERQSDRGLNLTSTNYVDILNYRGKNLESIQGANFTLSAHFMPYSVPGEKTKHEQQYAILMKPGHHLGLSYGYDRRFVMSHQYVASGKTNLVAAISSGKFDENEWHHVVGTVNRSEGTVKLFVDGQESGSAKFPANSRGYVSSKPWRIGVASPLGKTHQWHADGAVDQVRIYNRSLEGDEVKELYVVEQPAPFEKEMLVYYPFNAGDIKNVKESLPSKGSAGGFSLAEPTNNPLLKPEPTEDRFGEPNAAYLFDGMTNSLASGRGGSRSYLLASPNESRALSVWFKPEEITNSRQSVAAIGSADANAGWEILVDSEEGLVGNWGGGTNYLSGGSIRAGQWHHAVFSYDDTMKLISLYLDGDLLGTFTNQLATTSATLRLGGPPLTPKSKKPKNRNKKNEGEPGVKKVEYSYFHGSIDDVRFYLRDLPPEDVSALYDGEKPVSWFWLYALGTVVLLAGVGAFLFWKGVRIPAKLMDPLLQRLPDKLSAPLVNLRAAA
- the trpB gene encoding tryptophan synthase subunit beta; amino-acid sequence: MVDTETVPDTAGRFGSYGGRYVPETLVHPLRELEEEYFRAQQDPDFQHELDYYLREFCGRPTPLYHAQRLTEELGGAKIYLKREDLLHTGAHKINNAMGQILLAKRMGKTRIIAETGAGQHGVATATVAAMFGLECVVYMGAHDCDRQHLNVVRMQMLGTEVVAVEAGQRTLKEAINEAMRDWVTNVRHTHYILGTAYGAHPYPVMVRNFQRVIGDEARRQILEQEERLPDLLVACVGGGSNAIGLFYPFIEDEDVAMVGVEAGGEGIEPEKHAARFQGGSVGVLQGTRSFLLQDEDGQIQLTQSVSAGLDYAAVGPEHAWLRDQSRAEYTYATDEKALEAFFKLSKFEGIIPALESSHAIAEVIARAPKMASDEIIICNLSGRGDKDVAQVAARANL